A single window of Zea mays cultivar B73 chromosome 10, Zm-B73-REFERENCE-NAM-5.0, whole genome shotgun sequence DNA harbors:
- the LOC100278959 gene encoding MADS-box transcription factor 26: protein MARGKVQMRRIENPVHRQVTFCKRRMGLLKKARELSVLCDAAIGVIVISPHGKIYDLATNGNMQGLIERYRRACSEMHGESSNHNETQTIKQEVLALTHEIDLLQKGFRYMHGENDINHMNLVELQTLENNLEMWANNIRSQKMQIISREIDMLRNKEAILQAVNGVLQERIIEQNGILNFSGTAMTPSQLTMESNYYL from the exons ATGGCTCGTGGTAAGGTTCAGATGAGGAGGATAGAGAACCCAGTGCACCGGCAGGTCACCTTCTGCAAGCGGCGAATGGGCCTGCTGAAGAAAGCTAGGGAGTTGTCTGTTCTCTGTGACGCTGCTATCGGTGTCATCGTGATCTCCCCCCATGGCAAGATCTATGACTTAGCCACCAATGG GAACATGCAAGGTTTGATCGAGAGGTACAGGAGAGCCTGTTCAGAAATGCATGGCGAAAGTAGCAACCACAACGAAACTCAG ACGATAAAACAAGAGGTGTTAGCATTAACGCATGAAATTGATTTGCTTCAAAAGGGATTCAG GTACATGCATGGAGAGAATGATATAAACCACATGAATCTTGTCGAGCTCCAGACCCTGGAAAATAATCTTGAAATGTGGGCAAATAACATTCGCTCCCAGAAG ATGCAGATCATCTCCAGGGAGATTGACATGCTCAGGAACAAG GAGGCCATACTGCAGGCTGTCAATGGCGTGCTTCAGGAAAGG ATAATCGAGCAGAATGGGATTCTGAATTTCAGCGGCACGGCGATGACACCGTCCCAGCTAACCATGGAGAGTAACTACTATTTGTAG
- the LOC100278959 gene encoding MADS-box transcription factor 26 isoform X1, whose translation MARGKVQMRRIENPVHRQVTFCKRRMGLLKKARELSVLCDAAIGVIVISPHGKIYDLATNGNMQGLIERYRRACSEMHGESSNHNETQTIKQEVLALTHEIDLLQKGFRYMHGENDINHMNLVELQTLENNLEMWANNIRSQKMQIISREIDMLRNKVRFSICRSVPATKLRLSNFRHRRFFALLFCRRPYCRLSMACFRKG comes from the exons ATGGCTCGTGGTAAGGTTCAGATGAGGAGGATAGAGAACCCAGTGCACCGGCAGGTCACCTTCTGCAAGCGGCGAATGGGCCTGCTGAAGAAAGCTAGGGAGTTGTCTGTTCTCTGTGACGCTGCTATCGGTGTCATCGTGATCTCCCCCCATGGCAAGATCTATGACTTAGCCACCAATGG GAACATGCAAGGTTTGATCGAGAGGTACAGGAGAGCCTGTTCAGAAATGCATGGCGAAAGTAGCAACCACAACGAAACTCAG ACGATAAAACAAGAGGTGTTAGCATTAACGCATGAAATTGATTTGCTTCAAAAGGGATTCAG GTACATGCATGGAGAGAATGATATAAACCACATGAATCTTGTCGAGCTCCAGACCCTGGAAAATAATCTTGAAATGTGGGCAAATAACATTCGCTCCCAGAAG ATGCAGATCATCTCCAGGGAGATTGACATGCTCAGGAACAAGGTCAGGTTCAGTATTTGTCGCTCTGTTCCTGCAACAAAGCTCAGGCTCAGCAATTTCCGTCACCGAAGGTTCTTTGCGCTTCTGTTTTGCAGGAGGCCATACTGCAGGCTGTCAATGGCGTGCTTCAGGAAAGG ATAA